AATATGTGCAGCCCTGCCCAACCAGTCCAAGTAACTTGCCATACACTATAAAGGAGATGTAACAGACCTGCCGTGCGATTATGCGTGCCTATCGATTTATCTGCACGACCAATGGTCTTGTATTATCCAGGCTGAGAACAAACTGGGAGGCTATCTCGGCGAGTTCTGGCGTGCAACATATTCCAAGCGCGCGAATCCCATGTTTTGGGGATGGTTTCGATTTGCGCAAACCGGAAGCTTGCAGTGTATTGAACGGCTTTCCGCATCCGGCGAGGCTAACACAGATATTGTGGTCTCAACATCAAATGTGTTGCCCACAGCGGGCACTTATCTGGTGGTGGTGGCACTTAGGCGCAGTGCGCGCAATCAGGTAGCGCCGTGGATGCTGCTCACATCCTACGACCCAGGAGCGGCCACAAGCAAAATAGTTACTGTCAATGTCGCCAAAGGAGATGGCATGGTAGAATCATCGTTGGATGCCTCTAATCGACTGGTGATAACGACACGCACCAGCTACTATACCTACGTGTTTGCGGCTATCTACAGGCTGTGTAACAACGCATAACAGTATAAACACCGCCCATGGGCGGTGTTTATGTGCTCGTAGACTGTAATGAGTGATAGCAATAGCATAGCTGTTAAGATGCTGGGCGCTGCCAGTGCAGTGCGCAGCGGAAAAACTGCACGCGCTTGGCGGCGTGACGATCCGCAACCTGGGCAACGATTGTGTGGGTACAAAGAATCGCGCCTAATCGCTGTATCGCTCTTTCAGAGCACGTGGTCCTTCCAGTACCACCACTTGCACTTTTCCGGCTCCGGCTGTGGCGTCCGGGCAAAGTACACCGCGCAGCGGTATACATAAAGCTGGCAGATGTCGATGACAAAGCCCCGCCTTGTACAGTCGCGCTCGTAGATCTCCCGCGGATCCTGATCCTTCAGATCCCCCACACAGGTAAAGCCCAGTGCCAAAAGATCCTGCTCGGTTTTCTTGCCCACGCCGGGGATGGCGCGCAGAGGCCGATTATCCATGCGGCGTCGCCTCCTTCTTCCAGGCTGCGCATTGCAGGATGCGTGTGCCGCCATCGCCCTGCGCCGCATCGTAGGAAAAGCCGTGCAGCGCCCGGCAGGGGAATTGGTCGCACATCCCGCAGTGGGCATGTCCCTGCTCGCCACAGCAATCCCGCACCGGGCAGGCATCCCCCCAAAAGGGCTTTTCCATGGCCAGACTCCCAGGGCAGTGCATGGTTTTTCGGTATGTACAAATGCTGCATAGCAGCCCGCAGCGCGATTCTACAGACATGGTGCATCCCCTTCTTTTTAACAAATTAAAGATATGATACGTCAAAACTTGAGGGGTTCATTGTAAAATTGCGACAGATCCGCCCTGTAGCGCGAGGGGGGGACGCCAAGCACCTGCGCAAAATCATGGACGAAATGCGCCTGGTCGAAATAACCTGCCTGCTGGGCAAGCGCGGTGAGCGACGCGTTGGGGTCCCTCTGAAGCTGCTGTACTGCATAATTGACGCGCACCAGACGCGCGAAGGCCTTGGGCGTCAGGCCGAGCGAAGCGTGAAACAGCCGCATCATATGGCGCGCGCTGTAACCCACTGTGGCAGCGAGCGTGCGCATGGGCAGCGCGCCGTGCGATGCGAAAAGGTGCGCCTTGGCACACTGCGCCGCGGGATGGAGCTGCGTCTGGCGATCGTGACGAAGCAGGGCGGCGTCAACACCGGGCAGCAGCTGTGAGAGATCTTCCTGCGCGCGCAGAATGGCCGTGCGGATGTCCGCATCCAGCGCGGCGTGGACCAGTCGGGTGTCCAACCGTGTGTCGGTGAGCGTTGCCACATCCTCGCCCAAAAAGCGGCTGAGGCCGCCGGGCAAAAACTCTATGAAAAAGCGCATGGGAACCGTGTCGGCGTCATTGCGCACTTGCACCGCGCAGGTAGTGGCGCCCCAGAGCATCCCTGTGATCATCTGCGTACGCATTGTATACACCAGGCAGCCGCTTGCATCCGGCACCAGCGTCAATGTGGGGGAGGCGTCCTGCATTGCGCATTGGGCAGGCAATGCCGCGCATGGCAGCAGCTGCGCAAGCGCATCGGGCGGCATGGTCAACGTATAGTGCGCGACCGCCTCGCGCAATGCAGATGGCGGCGCAATGTAAATGCGCGCGCTGTCCACAGCGCACACGCGCGATGCGGGCAGACGATATGACCGCACAGCCAATCACCTCTCCAATAAACAAACATTAATTATATCATAGCATAAAACAACGCGGCCGGCTTGAACGCCGGCCGTTTACGCAGCTGGAGATTTATGGTTTGCATTTTTTATATGGGGTGAATCCCTGCGCCTTGACCTCGGCTTCCGGCATTTGCGCCAGTCCCTTCATATTGCTGCAGCTGCTGGTGCGGTGGTTTTTTTTCCGCCGTGTTGTAGCACTCATACCATTTTGGCAATCAGCGTTGCCTGCACCGTGGGTGTTGGCACCGGTGGCGCGCAGGGGTAGCGAAGGCGCGGGCTCCGGGGTGGGGGGGGTGTCACTGTCGGGGAGGATGTTGGGCTGGATGTGGGTGCGGGGGTACGCTTTACGTTGACTGAGACGCGCGGTGTCGGAGATAGGGATGGCGTCTCTGTATGGCCGCATCCACCAATGCCGATACAGACGCAGAGGCACAGCAGGACAGAGAGGATGCACCTCATATGTATACGTCTCCAAAAAATTTAATCTCAAAAAGAAATAAGAACATTCTAATATTTGTCAATTCCATGGTAGCAGTGTGACAAATAAATGCAATATATGTAGATCATATGAATGGTGCATTCAGGCGCGGCTGCTACAGCACTGCGCGATGCAGGTAGTCAGCGGACGAATGGGCAGGCAGAGCAGGCACCATAACAGGAAATACTGAGGACATATCTGCCCCGCAACATTCAGCGGCTGGTCAGAGTAGTCCCATACGTGCATTTTTCCCAGCTTGTTGACCAGGCATCCTACCACAAACTCAATGCCCGTGATGCAGAGTGCCCCCGCAACACACTGTGTAGCCAGGGATTGATGCCGCAGACGTTTTTGAATGTGATTTACACTGAGCAGGCATGTGCCTCCTGTAAGTGCCATGCTCCAGTGGCTGTATCCGCGCCACAGCACCTCTAAACTGTAGTAGCCCACAGCGCCGACACAAAATAGCATGAAGTTTTCTTTTTTGTGTTTCATATCGTCACCTCATGCACTATTGTCTGCAGATTCGTGCATTTTAATGGGGGATATTTTACCACGGAACCGTTGACAATCGCCTTATAAAATGATAAGATAACGCATGTGTTCTGCGAAAGATATTATCTGGGTGTGGCGCAGTTTGGTAGCGTGCTTGAATGGGGTTCAAGAGGCCGGAGGTTCGAATCCTCTCACCCAGACCATGAAGAAAACCCGCAAATCCTACAGCGCGTAGGGATTGCGGGTTTTTTGTTTCTGCGGGCGCGTTTGTTGTTTTTACGGATTTTTCGGTCATTTTACGCTGTGTAGCCAACAAACAGGCAACGTACAGGCAACAAATTAAGGGGAACGATAAGTGCCGCATGCGCGCAAGAGGAAGGGAGGCTGGCGCGCTGTGGCGGCTGCAATGGCGCACGGACGAAAACAGTTGGTCATGGCAACGTCTCAATGGCCCTGCGCAGACGCTGTACGTCTGGATGGACGTACACCTTCTCGCTGAAGCGCGGATCCGTGTGGCCACCGATTTCCGCCATGGCAACCTTGTCATCGCAACGCGCGTCCATGCGCGAAAAGAACGTGTGGCGCGCCTTGTGCGGGTTCTTCTTTTCAATGCCCAGCTGCGCCAGCAGCGGATAATAAATGTAATCACGGTAATAGTCAGGGCTGATGGGCACGATCTCCTCCCGATAGGTGCCTTGCTTTTTGCTGCCGGTGGCGCGCACCTTCTCAACCAGGAAATTGTTGCAGCGCTCGTAGCGCGCGCGCACATACCCCTGGATGCGCGGATGGATGGGGATGATGCGGTCCTTGCCCGCGTCCGTCTTGACCCCGCCGGTGATGAGCATTTCCTCGATATCCACGTCAAAGCGGGTCAGCTTTAACAGCTCGCTGATGCGCATGCCCGTGTAGGTGAAGATCAATATAGTGTCCACATAGGGCAGATCATCCGCCGCAAAGAGCTTTTGCAGGTCCATGTCGGTAAAAATGGATATCTTCTTCTTGACCGCGCGCGGCAGCACCACGGACGTCGCGTACACCTTCTGCGTGATGTCCAGCGTGTAGGCGTATTTTCCCAGCGTGACGGAGAGGGATTTGATCTTTTCCATGGTGGAAAGGCCCATACCCATCGTCTGCGCGCGCGCAACCATGGCCTGGAACGCCGGCACGCGCAGCTGGGCAAAGGGCACGTGGTGGTAATCCACCATGTACTTGCGGAACGCCGCCAGATAGTTGTTCTTGGTGGACGTGTCCAGCCGCGTGTAGGCGGGCATTTCCTGCCACTGTTCAAACAGGGCTTTTAAAGTGATGTTGCCATCCTCGGCGATGGGATGGATACGGTGCTGCGCCAGCGCCTCCTCGGCCTCCGCGCGCGTCCGGTAGGTGCCCAGCAGCCGCTTTTCCTGCCGGCCGTCCTCCCAATCCTTTGTGATGCGCGCCGCCCAGGGCTTGCGCCGCTTACCGCTGAGTTTATATACGCTGCCGGTGCCGTTTGCCCGGCGCATGGTTGTGCGTTTGGCCATGGCCACAACCTCCCTTCTATTTTGAGGATAGAAGGGGCGGACGGACGTTTCCACGACAGGAAGTGGCCCCAGCCGTTGCCAAAACGGGGGCGCACCGGACAGGATCTGAGCATATGCCGTGCGGATGTGGGGAGAGGGCGGCAGCGCGTACGGGAAGGCGCTGGGAGAGGCGGCGGGCGGGGAGTCGATGAGAAAGAGAGGCACGCGGGCGGGGGGAAGGCAGCGCGGGCGCAGCAGGGGTTGGTAGCGGGAGGGCGCAAGAGGCTGCAAGCAGAGCGGTACGCGAGACGGGGCAAGGGCTGGTGGCGGGAAGGCACGGTGTCTATCCTTTGCGAGAGACAAAAAAATGCTTCATTTACGCCAGTGGAGGAAGTCCCCACCAGGTGACTAACATGCATAAGCCCACCATGCCCCGCATGGCTTCTTTCTCTGCCATACCTGCCATGTGGCCTGTCTGGGCGGCGCTTATGCGCTACGCTGCCGCATACCCCTGCGCGTCGCGCCTATCCTGCCACGCTCCCCGCGCACTGCGCGTGCTTCATATCCCGTATCCCGCGCCCCCGCTCTTCGCCGCACCCGTCACCTTTGCATCGGGCAGAGGGCACATACAGGCGCGCCCCGCGCACACATCCCCGCGCCGCATTGGCCCCCATCTACCCGCCGCGCACAACAACCAACCCCACGCATGCTTCATATCCCGTATCCCGCGCCCCCGCTCTTCGCCGCACCCGTCACCTTTGCATCGGGCAGAGGGCACATACAGGCGCGGCCCCCGCACCCGCCGCGCAGCTGCGCGCACCGCACCCGCCGCGCCCCGCGCACACATCCCCGCGCCGCATTGGCACCCATCTACCCGCCGCGCACAACAACCAACCCCACGCGTGCTTCATATCCCGCCTCCCGCGCCCCCGCTCTTCGCCGCACCCGTCACCTTTGCATCGGGCAGAGGGCACATACAGGCGCGGCCCCCGCACCCGCCGCGCAGCTGCGCGCACCGTACCCGCTGCGCCCCGCGCACACATCCCCGCGCCGCATTGGCACCCATCTACCCGCCGCGCATCGTCACCCACCGCGCGGGCATATGCAACACGGCCCGCCGGGGCGGATGCTCCTGCACACGTCGTGATCCCGCCTCCCGCGCAGCTACGTTCTCTGCTCTATCCATCGTGCGGCCTGTGCACTGCGCGCCACATTCGCCGTACGCATATATGTCCGCACCCGCCGCGCCCCGCGCCCATCCCGCCATGCCCGCCGCGCGCATCGCGCATTCCCGCACACTCTATGCACCCCCGTACCCGCCGCGTCGCCCCCGCCCTTCGCCACCCCTGCGCGGGCATATGCTTCGGCTGCTTTTCCTAGCATTGGTTGCAATAATCCATTGACCGGGGTTGCGCGCAATGATACGATTTGGGCGAAATCACAGGTAGCACAGCCTTGAAAGGCGGGAAAAACACATGCAATTCCGTAACTTGCGCATCGCCGCGAAACTGACCCGAAAACAGAGCGCCGACGCGCTGGGCACGCGCAAATCCGCCGTCTCCAAATGGGGGAACGGCGCCGCCATGCCCCGCGCGCAAAGGGTGGGCGCCCTTGCGCAAATGCCCGGCTGGCCTGCGGACGTGCTGCCGGAGCGCCTGCATACCCCCGGCGGCGCGCGCGCGCCCAAGGTGTGAGCGCGATGCCGTACATCGGTGTGTATCTGAAGCGGGCGCGGCAGCGGCGGGGGCTCACGCAGGAGGAGGCGGCCACCATGCTGCCGCTGGACATCCGCACGCTGCAGCGCTACGAGCGCGACGAGGCCAGCTGTCCCGACGATGTGGTGCCCGAGATCGCCCGGGCGTATGGGGATAGCGCGCTGCCCCTGGAGGCGCTGCAGGCGCAGCGCACGTGGCGGGAGGTATTGCCGGCGCTGGGCACGCGCACGCTGGGCGAGGCGGTGCTGGCGCTGTACGACGATGTGGCGGCGCTGGGCGCGATGACGCGCCAGATGCTGCGCGTCGCGCGGGCCGGGTGCGTGCAGGAGGATGTCCAGCAGGACTGGGCGTGCCTGCGGGAGGGGACGCTGTCGGTGATCCAATCGGGGCTGGAGCTGCTGGCCTCGGTGCGGGAAGGGGGGAAGCATCTTGACTGAGGAGACCATGACGGCCCAAGAGGTGGCCAAGCGGCTGGGGACAAGCCCGATGAAGCTAAAATCCGGCATCCTCAACGGCACGTTGCCGGTGGGCGCGGTGTTGCGGGATCCAGGCAGCACGCAGGACCGCATCATCATCGTCAAAAGGCGTTTTGAGGCGTGGATGAACGCGTGCGACCTGGGCATGTGCGCGGATCGCACGCGCCAACCGTAAGACGGGCGCGGAAGGGGGCGACGCGCGCAGGGGCGGGTGGAAACGCCAGCGTCACGGGCCGCGCGCAGGGGGAAGCACCCCCAGCTGGGCGTGCGCACCGGCGTACAGTGTTGTGCGCATAAGGCGGGCAAACGCGGGGGCTCGCGCCGGAGGGGGGCGGCAAGCGCCCAATCGCTGGCGCACAATCCCGCGCGCAGGGCGGCGCGCCCCACCGGCGCGCCCCACCGGCGCGCAGTGGGCATGACGTGCAAAGGTGCCTGTGGTAGCGTCCGCGCGCTATCGTGTTCATGGGGAAAGGCGCAAGCGCCCCAAGCAAGGCAACCAGGCGAGGGCCTGCCCGCAACGGGCAAACGCCCGCCCCCAGCATATTATGTCGCGCAACGTGCGGCCGGCATCGCACCAAGCGGGGCGTGCGGGTGAAAGCCTGCCCGCAAAGGGATGCCGCACAACATGCCGCCGCGCGCCATGCCCGTCCCCCAGCGCAGTGGCCCGCTGCGGCAACCTTTGCGCGCGCAAAGGGGCTTGCCCGATCTGCATCGGCGCGCCCCTTTTTTTCATCAATACGGGATATAAGGCGGTGATGGCGTACGCCAAACAGAATCATTAAGGAAAGCATCTGCGCCAGCGAGACAATCGACAGCCTGACATGGTTTGAGGAGGTCTTCTTCTACCGGTTAATCGTCAATTGCGATGATTACGGGCGCATGGACGCCCGGGCGCCAATCCTGCGGGCGCGGCTGTTCCCCCTCAAGAGCGTGACACACCGGCAGATCATGGACGCCCTGGATGCGTTGAGGACGGCAGGCATGGTGGTTGTCTATACGTATGACAACCGGCCGTACCTGCAGCTGGCAACGTGGGAGCGCCACCAGCAGATCCGCTCCAAAAGAAGCAAGTACCCCGCCCCGGAGGAGGGCCTGTCCCTCCCCGATGCGCGCATCTGCAAGCAGATGATTGCAGATGATTGCACATGCGCCCGCAATCCAATCCAATCCCAATCCGCATCCAATCCCAATCCAGATAAGGGGCGCGGCGAAGGCGCCGCCGCCGCGCTGGAGGTGGCGCGTTTGCCACTTGCGGATCAATCCGAGTACGCGCTCACGGATGCGCAGGTTGCCGGGTGGCAGGCGCTCTACCCGAAGGTGGATATCGCGCAGCAGCTGCGCAGCATGCGCGGATGGCTGCTGGCCAACCCGCAGCGCCGCAAGACGCGCCGTGGCATCCTGCGCTTTGTAACGGGATGGCTGGCGCGCCAGCAGGATCAGGCGGACGCCCCGCCCCGCGCGGATGGGCCGCGCAAGCAGCTCGATGGCAACCGGTACGACCAGCGCAGCGACAGCCTGGAGGATATCTACACCACGCCATGGGCGCAGCAGGACGCGCCCGGCGCGGCGGACGGGTGAGCGCGCGGGGGCAGGACGGAGAAGAAGGCAGCCAG
Above is a window of Maliibacterium massiliense DNA encoding:
- a CDS encoding helix-hairpin-helix domain-containing protein → MDNRPLRAIPGVGKKTEQDLLALGFTCVGDLKDQDPREIYERDCTRRGFVIDICQLYVYRCAVYFARTPQPEPEKCKWWYWKDHVL
- a CDS encoding helix-turn-helix transcriptional regulator, producing MQFRNLRIAAKLTRKQSADALGTRKSAVSKWGNGAAMPRAQRVGALAQMPGWPADVLPERLHTPGGARAPKV
- a CDS encoding helix-turn-helix transcriptional regulator yields the protein MPYIGVYLKRARQRRGLTQEEAATMLPLDIRTLQRYERDEASCPDDVVPEIARAYGDSALPLEALQAQRTWREVLPALGTRTLGEAVLALYDDVAALGAMTRQMLRVARAGCVQEDVQQDWACLREGTLSVIQSGLELLASVREGGKHLD
- a CDS encoding helix-turn-helix domain-containing protein, producing the protein MRSYRLPASRVCAVDSARIYIAPPSALREAVAHYTLTMPPDALAQLLPCAALPAQCAMQDASPTLTLVPDASGCLVYTMRTQMITGMLWGATTCAVQVRNDADTVPMRFFIEFLPGGLSRFLGEDVATLTDTRLDTRLVHAALDADIRTAILRAQEDLSQLLPGVDAALLRHDRQTQLHPAAQCAKAHLFASHGALPMRTLAATVGYSARHMMRLFHASLGLTPKAFARLVRVNYAVQQLQRDPNASLTALAQQAGYFDQAHFVHDFAQVLGVPPSRYRADLSQFYNEPLKF
- a CDS encoding DUF3795 domain-containing protein, with protein sequence MSVESRCGLLCSICTYRKTMHCPGSLAMEKPFWGDACPVRDCCGEQGHAHCGMCDQFPCRALHGFSYDAAQGDGGTRILQCAAWKKEATPHG
- a CDS encoding tyrosine-type recombinase/integrase, translated to MAKRTTMRRANGTGSVYKLSGKRRKPWAARITKDWEDGRQEKRLLGTYRTRAEAEEALAQHRIHPIAEDGNITLKALFEQWQEMPAYTRLDTSTKNNYLAAFRKYMVDYHHVPFAQLRVPAFQAMVARAQTMGMGLSTMEKIKSLSVTLGKYAYTLDITQKVYATSVVLPRAVKKKISIFTDMDLQKLFAADDLPYVDTILIFTYTGMRISELLKLTRFDVDIEEMLITGGVKTDAGKDRIIPIHPRIQGYVRARYERCNNFLVEKVRATGSKKQGTYREEIVPISPDYYRDYIYYPLLAQLGIEKKNPHKARHTFFSRMDARCDDKVAMAEIGGHTDPRFSEKVYVHPDVQRLRRAIETLP